The Desulfonatronovibrio magnus genome includes a region encoding these proteins:
- a CDS encoding antitoxin produces the protein MQTTKVIWTEHLQAIVLPQEYQFDADQVKIRRQDNTLIIEPLPDNWDWLDGVIGPLDEDFEQALSEKPAAQDRAELDFFK, from the coding sequence ATGCAAACAACAAAGGTCATCTGGACCGAACATTTACAGGCTATAGTATTGCCCCAAGAGTACCAGTTTGATGCTGACCAGGTTAAAATCCGACGTCAGGATAACACCCTTATCATTGAGCCTTTGCCAGATAACTGGGACTGGCTTGACGGGGTGATTGGACCTTTAGATGAGGATTTTGAACAAGCCTTATCTGAAAAACCTGCTGCCCAGGACAGAGCCGAGCTGGATTTTTTTAAATGA
- a CDS encoding type II toxin-antitoxin system VapC family toxin yields the protein MDTNTIIALFKGNKLFLDRLRSHHVMDFGISSVVVHELFYGAYKSQRQSENLQRVDNLQFEIVHFISNDARWAGKLRAKLARNGTPIGPYDILIAGQAVSRNLILLTNNTREFQRVEELKIEDWTI from the coding sequence TTGGATACAAATACCATTATCGCCTTATTCAAAGGTAACAAGTTATTTCTGGATCGGCTGCGTTCTCACCATGTCATGGATTTTGGGATATCTTCAGTTGTGGTCCATGAGTTGTTTTATGGTGCTTATAAAAGTCAGCGGCAGTCAGAAAATCTGCAACGAGTGGATAATCTGCAATTTGAAATTGTTCATTTTATTTCTAATGACGCTCGCTGGGCCGGAAAATTAAGGGCTAAATTAGCTCGGAATGGAACTCCTATTGGCCCATATGATATACTTATTGCTGGTCAAGCAGTATCACGCAACTTGATCTTGCTTACGAACAACACTCGAGAATTTCAACGTGTTGAAGAACTCAAAATAGAGGACTGGACAATTTGA